In uncultured Ilyobacter sp., a genomic segment contains:
- a CDS encoding MarR family winged helix-turn-helix transcriptional regulator: MVLEKVNIVLEDFYKLFYETEDLALKQGIKCLTHTELHVIEAIGSDSLTMNELSDRLGITMGTATVAISKLSEKGFINRMRSDLDRRKVFVSLSRKGDEALNYHTNYHNMIMSSITKNIDSKDIEVFVDVFEKILKNLREKIDYFKPNPITDFPKNYLVSVIDIKGTPIIRAFFKDHGIEIYSVIKIISNNHKTITVEKEDGSLLEINALDAKNLIAVKKES, from the coding sequence ATGGTTTTAGAAAAGGTTAATATAGTTTTAGAAGATTTTTACAAGCTTTTTTATGAAACTGAGGATCTTGCTCTAAAACAGGGAATAAAATGTCTTACTCATACTGAACTACATGTTATCGAAGCCATCGGAAGTGACTCTCTAACCATGAATGAACTTTCTGACAGGCTCGGCATAACCATGGGAACAGCAACAGTAGCCATTTCAAAACTTAGTGAAAAAGGCTTTATCAATAGGATGAGATCAGACCTTGACAGAAGAAAAGTTTTTGTATCCCTGTCTAGAAAGGGTGACGAAGCTCTAAATTACCATACAAACTATCACAATATGATCATGTCTAGTATAACAAAAAACATTGATTCTAAAGATATTGAAGTTTTTGTAGATGTTTTTGAAAAGATCTTGAAAAACCTGCGGGAAAAAATAGATTATTTTAAGCCAAATCCTATAACTGATTTTCCAAAGAACTATCTTGTGAGTGTCATTGATATAAAAGGAACACCTATTATAAGGGCTTTTTTCAAGGATCATGGTATAGAGATATACAGTGTAATAAAAATAATTTCTAATAATCATAAAACTATAACTGTGGAAAAAGAGGACGGCTCTCTTTTAGAGATCAACGCTTTAGATGCAAAAAATTTAATAGCGGTTAAAAAAGAATCATAA
- the rpe gene encoding ribulose-phosphate 3-epimerase: MIKVAPSILSADFSKLGEEITSITEAGADMIHIDVMDGMFVPNISFGPVVIKSIRDKSDLCFDVHLMIESPERYIDDFVKAGADLITVHAESTTHLHRTIQQIKAHGVKAAVSLNPATSVESLKYIIDELDMVLLMSVNPGFGGQKFIPSTLDKIKEVRSMNADIDIQVDGGITDKTVKDCIEAGANVFVAGSYVFSGDYKERIESLKK, translated from the coding sequence ATGATAAAGGTAGCTCCGTCTATTCTTTCAGCGGATTTTAGTAAATTAGGAGAGGAAATTACCTCTATAACTGAAGCTGGAGCTGACATGATACATATTGATGTTATGGATGGGATGTTTGTCCCAAACATATCATTTGGACCAGTGGTGATAAAATCCATAAGAGATAAATCAGATCTTTGTTTTGACGTACATCTTATGATTGAAAGCCCTGAAAGATATATTGATGATTTTGTAAAGGCAGGTGCCGACCTCATCACAGTTCATGCAGAATCTACAACACATCTTCACAGAACGATACAGCAGATAAAGGCTCATGGTGTAAAAGCCGCAGTCTCTCTAAATCCTGCAACGTCTGTGGAGTCTTTAAAGTACATCATAGATGAACTGGATATGGTTCTTCTCATGTCTGTAAACCCTGGTTTCGGGGGACAAAAATTCATCCCTTCCACTCTTGATAAAATAAAAGAGGTAAGATCTATGAATGCAGACATAGATATCCAGGTGGATGGCGGTATAACTGATAAAACTGTGAAAGATTGTATAGAAGCTGGAGCCAATGTTTTTGTAGCTGGTTCTTACGTTTTCTCTGGAGATTACAAGGAGAGAATAGAAAGTCTAAAAAAGTAG
- the rsgA gene encoding ribosome small subunit-dependent GTPase A codes for MTKMQGFYYVESQGQTYECRLRGILKKTDRKDNCIVGDIVEFSEDYSITKVYERKNIIHRPLVANIDYIVIQFSAMDPKLDYERINILILNSYYYRIKPVIIINKIDLVEESDIEEIKNNLQYLKALDIDLFFVSTAENIGIEEVKSYIKGHVTAFGGPSGVGKSSILNLLQEGVTLKVGETSRKLKRGKHTTRATTLLPLKEEGFVIDTPGFSSVDLPEIENVQELIDLFPEFDLGKPCKFSNCIHVNEPGCVVKNAVENGLISKERYEFFLRCYEKLKLERWNKL; via the coding sequence ATTACAAAAATGCAGGGGTTCTATTATGTAGAGAGTCAGGGGCAGACTTATGAATGTCGTCTGAGGGGAATACTAAAGAAAACCGACAGAAAAGATAATTGTATTGTAGGGGATATAGTGGAGTTTTCTGAAGACTACTCTATTACTAAGGTCTATGAGAGGAAAAATATAATTCACAGGCCGCTAGTTGCAAATATAGACTATATTGTAATACAGTTTTCTGCTATGGACCCAAAACTTGATTATGAAAGAATAAATATTCTGATACTTAATTCCTATTATTATAGGATAAAACCTGTGATAATAATAAATAAAATAGACCTTGTAGAAGAGTCTGATATAGAGGAGATAAAAAACAACCTCCAATATCTGAAGGCTCTTGATATCGATCTGTTCTTTGTCTCTACGGCAGAAAACATCGGTATAGAGGAAGTAAAATCCTATATAAAGGGTCATGTCACTGCCTTTGGAGGCCCAAGTGGCGTGGGTAAATCTAGTATATTAAATCTTCTGCAAGAAGGAGTCACCTTAAAAGTAGGTGAAACCAGCAGAAAGTTAAAAAGAGGAAAGCATACAACAAGGGCGACAACTTTACTTCCCTTAAAAGAGGAAGGCTTTGTAATAGATACTCCTGGATTTTCCTCAGTTGATCTTCCAGAGATAGAAAATGTACAGGAACTTATAGACCTTTTCCCTGAATTTGACTTGGGTAAACCGTGCAAGTTTTCAAACTGTATCCACGTAAATGAACCTGGATGTGTTGTGAAAAATGCCGTGGAAAATGGGTTGATCTCAAAGGAAAGATATGAGTTTTTTCTGAGATGTTATGAAAAATTAAAACTTGAAAGGTGGAATAAATTATGA
- a CDS encoding PASTA domain-containing protein, which yields MNKRGFYISSALMLIAILFFSGNIFVKYYFNEFLIVTPDLSNFSVSEAEKLLSKESLEIKEMGEDYSQYDKGKIFSQEPKAGKVIKKGRVIKVWISRGQDKVVVPDFGGMDLSDAKATAEKLGLRLKNISYAQKNAVYNQVISSDPEAGSTVYRNKEISFLVDMKKVGAKVRMPDLIGVDISTGKRLLKSKNLIMGNIEYIQNTELESGIIVDSGIQPGIMTFEGTVVDVIINR from the coding sequence ATGAATAAAAGAGGATTTTATATTTCGTCAGCTTTGATGCTTATAGCGATCCTATTCTTTTCAGGGAATATTTTTGTGAAATATTACTTTAATGAATTCCTGATTGTCACTCCAGACCTTTCAAATTTCAGCGTTTCTGAAGCTGAAAAATTACTTTCAAAAGAATCCCTTGAAATAAAAGAGATGGGAGAGGATTATTCCCAGTATGACAAGGGTAAAATCTTTTCTCAGGAACCTAAAGCCGGGAAAGTTATAAAAAAAGGAAGAGTTATAAAAGTTTGGATCAGCCGGGGGCAGGATAAGGTAGTTGTTCCGGATTTTGGTGGAATGGATCTTTCTGATGCCAAAGCCACAGCTGAAAAGCTAGGACTCAGGTTAAAAAATATATCTTATGCACAGAAGAATGCAGTGTATAACCAGGTGATCTCTTCAGATCCAGAGGCAGGCAGCACCGTCTACAGAAATAAGGAGATCTCTTTTCTTGTGGACATGAAAAAGGTTGGTGCCAAGGTTAGAATGCCTGATCTTATAGGGGTTGACATCTCTACAGGAAAGCGTCTGCTCAAATCTAAAAATTTAATAATGGGAAATATAGAGTATATACAAAACACTGAATTGGAAAGTGGAATTATCGTAGACAGCGGAATCCAGCCGGGAATAATGACATTTGAGGGAACCGTTGTAGATGTAATAATCAATAGATAG
- the hpt gene encoding hypoxanthine phosphoribosyltransferase: MSKKPWDKGISRKMYTEEQIAQRVKELGAQITADFKDKEEDLIVVCLLKGSIMFMADICREIKLPIKMDFMSVSSYGDDFESSREVKIVKDLDEKIMGKHVIVVEDIIDSGLTLKKVLKLLGSRAPASVSLCTLLNKEVRREADVEVQYIGFDIEDEFVLGYGLDFKQEYRNIPYVAVMGPLD; this comes from the coding sequence TTGTCAAAAAAACCTTGGGATAAAGGAATTTCTAGGAAGATGTATACAGAGGAGCAGATCGCTCAGAGAGTGAAAGAATTAGGTGCTCAGATTACAGCGGATTTTAAGGATAAAGAGGAAGATTTAATAGTAGTTTGTCTGCTAAAAGGATCTATTATGTTTATGGCAGATATCTGCAGAGAGATCAAGCTTCCCATCAAGATGGATTTCATGAGTGTGTCTAGCTACGGAGACGATTTTGAAAGCTCAAGAGAGGTAAAAATAGTAAAAGACCTCGATGAGAAAATCATGGGAAAACATGTGATAGTTGTAGAGGATATAATCGACTCAGGTCTTACACTGAAGAAGGTACTAAAACTTCTCGGAAGCAGGGCACCGGCATCGGTATCTCTTTGTACACTTTTGAACAAAGAGGTCAGAAGAGAGGCAGATGTTGAGGTTCAGTATATTGGTTTTGACATAGAGGACGAGTTTGTACTAGGGTACGGACTTGATTTCAAGCAGGAATACAGAAACATACCTTATGTGGCAGTAATGGGGCCGCTAGATTAA
- the hpt gene encoding hypoxanthine phosphoribosyltransferase: MKKHKIEVMIPREDIKRKVRELGELIEKDIKDSDNEVICIGLLKGSAIFMADLVQRIDHPVKMDFMSVSSYGSSMETSGVVKIIKDVDEDVEGKDIVIIEDIIDSGLTLNYVKKFLLSKGAASVKICTLLDKPYRRKAEVFVDYVGFEIPNEFVVGYGIDYAEFYRNLPYIGKVTLLD, encoded by the coding sequence ATGAAAAAACACAAAATCGAGGTAATGATACCGAGAGAAGATATAAAAAGAAAAGTCAGAGAGCTAGGGGAACTTATTGAAAAGGACATCAAAGACAGCGACAACGAGGTTATCTGTATCGGACTTTTAAAAGGTTCTGCAATTTTCATGGCAGACCTTGTACAAAGAATAGACCACCCTGTAAAAATGGACTTTATGAGTGTTTCTAGTTATGGAAGCAGTATGGAAACCTCTGGTGTGGTAAAGATCATCAAAGATGTAGATGAAGATGTGGAAGGAAAGGATATTGTCATTATAGAGGACATTATCGATTCTGGACTTACTTTAAATTACGTGAAAAAATTTCTCTTGTCTAAAGGAGCTGCGTCGGTAAAAATATGCACCCTTTTGGACAAACCATACAGAAGGAAGGCAGAGGTCTTTGTTGATTACGTAGGATTTGAGATCCCAAATGAGTTCGTAGTAGGTTACGGGATTGATTATGCAGAGTTCTACAGAAATCTTCCGTATATTGGTAAAGTAACCCTGTTAGACTAG
- the rsmA gene encoding 16S rRNA (adenine(1518)-N(6)/adenine(1519)-N(6))-dimethyltransferase RsmA, which produces MSFKHKKKFGQNFLTNQGEVLKKIMEVSGVEESDVILEIGPGEGALTELLLEASSKVNCVEIDRDLEKILIKKFDKNPKFNLIMQDVLTVDFDKQIGEKVKVVANIPYYITSPIINKLIENRKYVDEIYIMVQKEVAERICAKSGKERSTLTLAVEYFGDAEYLFTIPKEFFQPVPKVDSAFMSIKLRKDNSRIEEIPEDTFFKYVKASFSNKRKNLLNNLSTLGIAKDIVREKLESAEIDGKRRAETLSIDEFMNLIRVFEK; this is translated from the coding sequence ATGTCTTTTAAGCATAAAAAAAAGTTTGGTCAGAATTTCCTCACTAATCAAGGTGAGGTCTTAAAAAAAATAATGGAAGTCTCAGGTGTAGAAGAGTCAGATGTGATCCTAGAAATAGGCCCAGGTGAAGGGGCACTTACTGAGCTGCTCTTAGAAGCATCTAGCAAGGTAAACTGTGTAGAGATAGACAGGGACCTAGAAAAAATACTGATTAAAAAATTTGATAAAAATCCAAAATTTAATCTTATTATGCAGGATGTCCTAACTGTTGACTTTGATAAGCAGATAGGAGAAAAGGTAAAAGTTGTGGCAAATATACCATACTATATCACCTCTCCTATAATAAATAAACTTATCGAAAACAGAAAATATGTAGATGAGATCTATATAATGGTCCAAAAAGAGGTGGCAGAGAGAATCTGTGCCAAGTCAGGTAAGGAGAGAAGTACTCTCACCCTTGCAGTGGAATATTTCGGAGATGCCGAATATCTATTTACAATCCCAAAGGAGTTCTTCCAGCCTGTGCCTAAGGTGGACTCTGCATTTATGTCTATAAAGCTTAGAAAGGACAACTCTCGTATAGAGGAGATCCCAGAGGATACTTTCTTTAAATATGTAAAGGCTTCTTTTTCAAATAAGAGAAAGAACCTTCTAAACAATCTCTCTACTCTAGGGATAGCTAAAGATATAGTAAGAGAAAAACTAGAATCAGCTGAAATTGACGGGAAAAGAAGGGCTGAGACCCTTTCCATAGATGAGTTTATGAATTTGATCAGAGTATTTGAAAAATAA
- a CDS encoding DUF4911 domain-containing protein, translating to MQSYEFFVDSEKRHIDFINKIIEAYEGIGVVRTLDASLGLIKIICTDDFKDFVRKVLEDLDSRGITARITEEGPWKGEL from the coding sequence ATGCAGAGTTATGAGTTTTTTGTAGACAGCGAAAAAAGACATATTGATTTTATAAATAAGATTATCGAAGCCTATGAAGGTATAGGAGTTGTAAGAACTCTAGATGCTTCCCTAGGGCTTATAAAGATAATCTGTACAGACGATTTTAAAGATTTTGTGAGAAAAGTTCTAGAAGACTTAGACAGCCGTGGAATAACTGCTAGAATAACTGAAGAGGGCCCTTGGAAAGGTGAACTCTAA
- a CDS encoding thioesterase family protein, whose protein sequence is MNSKLNQAATLHRVYYNETDQMGRVYHGNFVNWMEKGRTEWLRSKGISYKELENIGVFLPVKDIGIEYFLPVEYDDVVKINAKAECITRLKVEFKYEITDESGERLYARGKSTNIFTGKNGKPKRIDNEFLSIIREEK, encoded by the coding sequence GTGAACTCTAAGCTGAATCAGGCAGCTACTCTCCACAGGGTATACTACAACGAAACAGACCAGATGGGCAGAGTGTACCACGGAAATTTTGTCAACTGGATGGAAAAGGGCAGGACAGAGTGGCTTAGAAGTAAAGGAATATCGTACAAAGAATTGGAAAATATAGGGGTGTTTCTACCTGTCAAAGATATAGGGATTGAATATTTTCTTCCTGTAGAGTATGATGATGTGGTAAAGATAAATGCCAAGGCAGAGTGTATAACAAGACTAAAAGTAGAGTTTAAGTATGAGATAACCGATGAATCTGGAGAAAGGCTATATGCCAGGGGTAAATCTACAAATATATTCACAGGAAAAAACGGAAAACCAAAAAGAATAGATAATGAGTTTCTAAGTATTATTAGGGAGGAAAAATAA
- a CDS encoding KH domain-containing protein, producing the protein MEKLEKLLYYVVSQMVKTETDIRITYELLDDTVTFRVSVADGELGKVIGKNGLTANAIRGVMQAAGVKDKLNVNVEFLD; encoded by the coding sequence ATGGAAAAATTAGAAAAGCTTCTTTATTATGTGGTGTCGCAGATGGTAAAAACTGAAACTGATATAAGAATTACATACGAACTTCTTGACGATACTGTTACTTTCAGAGTCAGTGTAGCCGACGGAGAGCTAGGTAAGGTAATAGGAAAGAACGGACTTACTGCAAACGCCATAAGAGGGGTAATGCAGGCTGCAGGAGTAAAAGACAAATTAAATGTAAATGTAGAATTTTTAGATTAA
- the rimM gene encoding ribosome maturation factor RimM (Essential for efficient processing of 16S rRNA): MSDLLNVAKISGTHHLKGAVKVVSHMDDIELLIGNKVIVQGPAGLKKVLTVTSAGFMMGNKAVLEFEEITNKVDAAALAGSMVLIKRDLIGIGEDEYLASDLIGMEVIELDGEILGKVTDVFETPAHEIYVVNEGSEEIMIPGIEEFIKDIDFEKRKITVKLIEGMKPEKG; the protein is encoded by the coding sequence ATGTCAGATCTTTTGAATGTTGCTAAAATTTCTGGAACTCACCACCTAAAGGGAGCTGTAAAAGTAGTTTCCCATATGGATGATATCGAGCTCCTCATAGGAAATAAAGTAATCGTCCAAGGTCCAGCCGGATTAAAAAAGGTACTTACGGTAACTTCTGCTGGATTCATGATGGGAAATAAAGCGGTCTTAGAGTTTGAAGAGATAACAAATAAAGTAGATGCTGCAGCTCTTGCAGGATCAATGGTCCTTATTAAAAGAGACCTTATAGGTATTGGAGAAGATGAGTATTTAGCCAGTGACCTTATCGGCATGGAGGTTATAGAACTAGACGGAGAAATCCTAGGGAAAGTAACTGATGTTTTCGAAACTCCAGCTCACGAAATATATGTGGTGAATGAGGGGTCGGAAGAGATAATGATACCTGGTATAGAGGAATTCATCAAGGATATCGATTTTGAAAAAAGAAAAATAACGGTAAAACTTATTGAGGGAATGAAACCAGAAAAGGGGTAA
- the trmD gene encoding tRNA (guanosine(37)-N1)-methyltransferase TrmD, translating to MKINILTLFPEMFNGFKSESIIRRAIEGEFLQINVIDIRSFCYDKHKQADDLPFGGGAGMVLKPEPLFRALENTTGKVIYTSPQGKRFDQKMAIELSEEDEITIIAGHYEGIDERVVEEKVDFEISIGDFVLTGGELPAMVIADAIARLIPGVIKKDSYENDSFYNGLLDHPHYTRPAEYRGKSVPEVLLSGHHKNIDEWRLKQSLKRTFIRRPDILEGREFTKLEKKLMKEIKEELCKK from the coding sequence TTGAAAATTAATATACTGACTCTTTTTCCCGAGATGTTTAACGGCTTCAAAAGTGAAAGTATCATAAGAAGAGCCATCGAAGGAGAATTCCTCCAGATAAATGTCATAGATATAAGATCTTTCTGCTATGATAAGCACAAACAGGCTGATGACCTCCCTTTCGGAGGCGGTGCAGGGATGGTTTTAAAACCTGAGCCTCTTTTTAGAGCCCTTGAAAACACAACTGGAAAGGTAATCTATACATCTCCACAGGGAAAACGATTCGATCAGAAGATGGCAATAGAACTATCTGAAGAAGATGAGATCACAATAATAGCAGGGCACTATGAGGGAATAGATGAAAGAGTTGTAGAGGAAAAAGTCGACTTTGAAATCTCCATAGGAGATTTTGTCCTGACAGGAGGGGAACTTCCTGCCATGGTTATAGCTGATGCCATTGCAAGGCTTATACCTGGGGTTATAAAAAAGGACTCCTACGAAAATGACTCTTTTTACAACGGGCTCCTAGACCATCCTCATTATACAAGGCCTGCAGAGTATAGGGGTAAAAGTGTCCCCGAAGTACTTCTTTCTGGGCACCATAAAAACATCGATGAGTGGAGGCTGAAACAAAGCCTCAAAAGAACTTTTATCAGAAGACCGGATATTTTAGAGGGCAGAGAGTTCACAAAACTTGAAAAAAAACTAATGAAAGAGATAAAAGAGGAACTTTGTAAAAAATAA
- a CDS encoding gamma carbonic anhydrase family protein translates to MIYKLGDLTPSIGKNNFIAENATVIGDVRTGNNVSIWFNAVLRGDLAPIIIGDDSNVQDNVTLHVDHDTPVEIGNGVTIGHNAIIHGCKIEDNCVIGMGATLLNKVIIPKNCLVAAGSVVGPKLKIEEGDLVVGNPARIARKLSKENIAYLSKTKNIYIEDIEVYLTQLEKIK, encoded by the coding sequence ATGATTTATAAATTAGGAGATCTTACACCATCAATTGGAAAAAATAACTTTATTGCTGAGAATGCCACGGTTATAGGAGACGTCAGAACTGGAAACAATGTGAGCATTTGGTTCAATGCAGTTTTAAGAGGAGATTTAGCCCCTATAATCATCGGTGACGACAGCAATGTCCAGGATAATGTTACCCTCCATGTAGATCATGATACTCCTGTAGAAATTGGAAACGGAGTTACAATAGGGCACAACGCCATAATTCACGGGTGTAAGATAGAAGACAACTGTGTTATCGGTATGGGAGCTACTCTTTTAAATAAAGTTATTATTCCCAAAAACTGCCTTGTAGCAGCAGGATCCGTTGTTGGTCCTAAGCTAAAGATAGAGGAAGGGGACCTTGTAGTGGGTAATCCAGCAAGAATAGCTAGAAAACTTTCCAAGGAGAATATAGCTTATCTTTCAAAAACTAAAAATATATACATTGAAGATATAGAGGTTTACCTAACACAGCTTGAAAAAATCAAGTAA
- a CDS encoding RNA methyltransferase, which yields MRENIYLGLVHYPVYNKKSDVVCTSVTNFDIHDISRTCKTYDVKGYHIIVPLDAQKELTNRILGYWQEGFGANHNKDREEAFSSTCVSESIEKTIELIEKEEGKKPLIITTSAKIYPNSISYKDLSQKIMDDDNVYLLLFGTGWGLTEEVMNSSKYILEPIRGNTKYNHLSVRSAVSIILDRLLGEN from the coding sequence ATGAGAGAGAATATATATTTAGGACTGGTTCACTATCCAGTTTACAATAAAAAATCAGACGTTGTATGCACTTCTGTTACAAATTTTGATATACATGATATCTCAAGGACGTGCAAGACTTATGATGTAAAAGGTTATCATATAATTGTCCCTTTAGATGCTCAAAAAGAACTTACAAACAGAATATTAGGATACTGGCAGGAAGGCTTTGGTGCCAATCACAACAAGGACAGAGAAGAAGCTTTTTCCTCTACATGTGTAAGTGAATCTATAGAGAAAACCATTGAGCTAATAGAAAAAGAAGAGGGAAAAAAACCTCTGATAATAACAACATCTGCTAAAATTTATCCAAACTCCATCTCATACAAAGATCTTTCTCAGAAGATCATGGATGATGACAATGTGTACCTTCTACTCTTTGGTACAGGATGGGGTCTGACAGAAGAAGTTATGAATTCGTCTAAATATATTTTAGAACCCATCAGAGGAAATACAAAATATAACCATCTTTCAGTAAGATCGGCTGTTTCAATTATTTTAGACAGGCTGCTGGGAGAAAATTAA